The DNA sequence AATGAAACTATAGTGGGATGAGCTAAAAGAAATTAGCTCAGCAAGATGGAACATGGCATAATCACACTTAGTAAAATAATACATACACTTAAACTTTCATTCCTTTCTCATACATGCATAAAAACATCTTTCATAACATGTTAAAATCTCTTGTCCATATCACCTATGAGATCTGTCAGTCATTCTGGAGAaatgtttgtcaagatctgaatgaagaaagagaacaacacttcatctggagagatcatcttcttcaatctctcCGACGAGATATTGATCAGGTCCATATTGAACTTGCTTGCATTACTTCTAATGTTGCTGATACCACTACAacttttgcccttattggccAAAAAGAGAAGCACCTCAGGTACCTTGAAGCACAGCTTCATCAGATGTAGCAACAACAACCTCGTGCTCCCTCTTTTGCCTCTTCTCATCAGCAGCAACCACTTCCAATAACAGTTCCAAGCTTCATCCCACAAGATCCTTTTGCTATCTATGCCTCTCCGACGCCTCctgttatttctttttcaagGACTTTTCCTACTGAAGAATTGAAAGAACTCCAACGTCAACGGCAGCATAGATGTATGGAGAGGATCCTGATCCTGGAAAGAAGGGCCCGTCCCACacttaaaatccaaattttattcTGGGAGTCATATCAGCATTTGaggtttggtttttctttttttttttcttgggtagaaTCAGGATTCGagtatagaaaaatgaaaagtatATAAAGAGGATTAGAGGACAAACAGATGGGGAAAGAGAAGCGGACAAAATAACGGCTATATACCGGCAAACATCGTCGCCGGCGAGAAACAATGTCGTGGTAATTGTATGCTTACATCGTCTGAGTTTCGCCTCCAAATTGAATTGCAATGCATCAATTCAGGATCTAGAAATTAAATTTAGACTGTTTCGATTGTTTGACCACCTCTGTTGCTAATCTTCTAATAATTTGTTCTACAAAAAGATAAAGCATTCCATTGAGACAAGTGGGTTCTCTAGGGACTCGTTCGTCGGCCAATTCGCCTCCTCCTCTCTCGCTTCCTCCGGTCTCCGTCCGTTGTCCTGATCCAAAGCAGTGATCTGACTAGGGGACCTCACGGCTCTCCACGATGGGCTCCGCCCCAAAGCGGGTCCTGTCGCCGGAGACCTGGACCTTCTTCCAGAACTCTCCCCCAGATCTCGTCTCGTACCACGGCCGCTCCCTGGGATCCGTCGATTTCTCGTATAAccatctccaccaccaccactgccactCATGTCCTTTGTGCTCTGATGAATCTGAGATGGTTTCATGCCATTGTTGTCAATTCTCCGGCCCGGCGATTGGTCCATCCTTCTCGCCGGAGAAGACTTCCCTCCCCTTTCCATCCTCCCGGGTAATTCCCCGCTTCCAGGAAGCTTCCTGAGGGCCTTTGCTGGAGATCTGTCTACTCTCTGCCGGGCCTCACCATCCCCAATTGTTGTGGTGGACAAGGTCTCACTCAAGCTACACATGTCCGACATTTCAGAAATCTCATCTACTGTTGGAGATGGATCAGGAGGCAGAGTTGTTCTTCTCTCGATATTATTAGCTCCTTCTTCAATCTTCTTGGTGAAAGAGGAATGATCTAGAGGAGGAGTTGGTGGTGGAGAaggcttttccttttccttttcgaTCTTGGGGAAAGAGGGCTTAGGGATCTTCTGGGCTTCCACATTGCAGAAAGATTGTTTTGAGGTTGGAGTCTCCGAGAGCACTTCCTTCACAGTCTCCTCTTCAAATGGACGTAGAACAGGATGAGATGCGCCATCCCTTGCTGCATCTTTTAAGTTAGAGACCTTAGCCTGTTTCCCTTGAGCCTTGTTTGTGCTGACACAGCAACCCATTTTGGGCGTCGTCAAGGTTTTCACTCTAAAAGAGACTACAGAGACTGAAAACTTCGACTGTGGTGATTTTTTTGTTGTGAGATCGACTATGCGACATGGTTAATTGGGCTTTTTCTTCCAACGGGAGATTCAGATGAGCATTTGTTGGAGAAGAGAAAGGCGTTCGGTTTTAGGAttggagtgggagtgggagtagGAGTGGGTCAAGTGCAAACAAAGAGGCGCATCATCTGTTATGAATATTCAAAGGCGAAAGGGAGTAAAGGGGGACAGTCAATGATGGTATTTATTGAGAGATCTGGCTTTTCGCCACCAGCGGTGGCAATATCACGgaccaaactctctctctctctctctctctctctctctctctctctctctctctcattatgtGAACATTcccccatctcttctcttcttcttctctcctctttatttcttttggtttttttttttcgtaaacaATAGAGTGAAGTTGTGGAGTGGGGCCAAGTAGGTCCAACCCCACTTCCTcttactttcctcttttatcTCTTGGGGTAAATAAGGTAATTTTTGGGACGGGTATTACATCAACCATTTTAAAAGGAGTTCGGGAAGGAAGGCTTGTCACATAAGATTTTAGGGTTACACAATATATGTCCAAAAATTGTGTACCTAATATTTTGGACTTGAAATAAGTAAAATCATATTAACTAAATAATGGAACGATCCTATAATGGAATTTAGTATGGAATAGGTATCAAAACCAATAGATGAGACCTTAATTGAAATAAGAAGACAAGGGATGTGTAACCTTGTGGGAGTAAATTACCAAAAATACAATATACATGGATGCTAATGCAAATGGGGGTAAATTAGAGGACTTTCTAAGTTACTGTTATGGCATGGTGGATTGTTATAAGTGTCAAGTAAGCTTAGAAGTGGGAGAACCTTATTAATCATAATACTACCCCTATGTAGGACACCTCTATTGTACAAGTGCTATCGGACTTTTGGAATTAACAACTGTCAAAAAAACTCAAGGTGAGTAGGGCTAACCTAATTATCCTCCCCTATTGTGTGATGGATGCTTGTATGAAATACTTGCCATATTGAATTATTTAGTAGAACTTGTTATAAATGTTATAATAAGAGTCTTTAAGACTATTTACCCATGTATCTGTGAAATGTCTGTATTTGAATTGCCAAATGAAATGTTGTGAATGAGACTACTATTATGAGATGAATGAATGTATGTGGTGATACATTAGTATATgaaacaagaaatacaattgTGTCTATATTGTGAAATTATGTGTAGCTATTAGTTATGGTTCTTTCTGTAATCAGAGTGTGGTTAGGTTTACATACCTCACCTAGTGTGAGATAAAGAGataagtgtcacaccccgttcacattgaaccggagcggtgaccgagttaacaccggttaacccaaacctgtcaggatcatcagatactgtattccaccacagcatacgcacaactaatataagttcatcaaatcagcggaagtctaagttttacctgtgaataaatcccatatacttgatacccgaattgtgataaaataattatatacatgtgggctcgaaggcatgataattacacaataaaagtacaactcatatatcaagtatatacaggaaatcatcaaataatcagagtacacagctcggctcggtatcaaggctagagctcagctcaacatcagaagtggagctcagcacggcctcaaaggtggagctcaactcggcctcagaactactgtcccgcagcacaactctcgcacgagcagtcggcACCATGCTCTagctcctcaggggtccaccagtcctcttcaggaaactcgactgtgggacccaccccatgctcctcagatatatgatctgcaaaatcatctaaaaatgggtgtacacgtgggatgagctcactagctcagtaagtagaaagatggaccacacagcagtccacacatcacaacacatcatatgcactacatgccatgctatacattttaaatcacatccacctaagcaacattattaagtccttggttttagtgctactacaaccacagtgcgcgtatactccgggtacgagccgcgaactccctcccgcgatacgcccatagggctgtcggagaaggcccaccgtgagtactcggaaaagtaaagaNNNNNNNNNNNNNNNNNNNNtccgatgataaaatcatgtttagaacgtcaaaagaaggtcacacgtccgatttgggttcgatcggacataaggatcaccttcggggccacatgggtgggttagacaggtgggtagtctggcccatcggtcctacccaccggttgggaccggtgggtaggggcccgccggttgggcccgaagggtaggggcccgccggttgggcccgaaggcccccctgccttctcaggtgggtacccacaggcgggtaggggcccaccggttgtacccaccggtcttggcgggaaacaccctgtttcttcccaactttctccattctttggggattcaaatggggcttttccccacccattcttcacaccttcaaggtcctataggatggttctaacctagatctaggttagattcaagtgaggggaaaccatcttaccttctttgctcaagaacaacctcaaaccct is a window from the Macadamia integrifolia cultivar HAES 741 chromosome 5, SCU_Mint_v3, whole genome shotgun sequence genome containing:
- the LOC122079136 gene encoding uncharacterized protein LOC122079136; this encodes MGCCVSTNKAQGKQAKVSNLKDAARDGASHPVLRPFEEETVKEVLSETPTSKQSFCNVEAQKIPKPSFPKIEKEKEKPSPPPTPPLDHSSFTKKIEEGANNIERRTTLPPDPSPTVDEISEMSDMCSLSETLSTTTIGDGEARQRVDRSPAKALRKLPGSGELPGRMERGGKSSPARRMDQSPGRRIDNNGMKPSQIHQSTKDMSGSGGGGDGYTRNRRIPGSGRGTRRDLGESSGRRSRSPATGPALGRSPSWRAVRSPSQITALDQDNGRRPEEAREEEANWPTNESLENPLVSMECFIFL